Within the Candidatus Nitrospira nitrificans genome, the region CGAATACATCGAGGGGTTCTACAATCGGCAGCGTCGGCACTCAACCCTCGGCTATCACTCCCCAGCTGAGTATGAAGCGCGGGCAGCAGTCGCGTAACCACGTGTCCATGAAATCGAGGGAAGATCAAGTTACCCGAGTGCACCTCAAAGACGGCCCTTCTCTCATCCGAAGAAAGGTCAACAAAAGTCAGAGTT harbors:
- a CDS encoding IS3 family transposase translates to EYIEGFYNRQRRHSTLGYHSPAEYEARAAVA